TATAAGAATATGTCATCATCCACAACGACATCCTCTACCTCTTTTGCCAAATGAACTCTGGGTCATCTATTATGCTTTTGTGAGATTGAAGTCCAAATGAGatactcaaatacaaaaaaaaaatccaagctgACCCTTCTTAAGTTGTCCCAAGTACAACAAAGAGGTAACTATATTCATATTtagttaaattattaatattacatgcaTCTAACTTTTTTGCAAAAAATCTGTATTCATTCACAGGAATTTCCATATTGTAAGTATTTCAAATGGGTAGAGTGGGATGAATACAAGATGTCGGATCGTCCAGAAACTCACAATGAACTATTAAGAAAGGAGAAAGAGCTGAAGAAAATACTCAACGATGAGGATAGGAGGAAAGGCGCTCTTCATTCCACTTTTATAGACAGAATAGGAGGAAAGCTTTTCAGGGACTTTTTTCAGTATATGCCACAAACAAAATCGATGTCGACTTTTTGGAAAGACAATAGCAATAGCATTCTTTATTACTCTGTCCTGATCTGTGATTATAGCTCTAGGagctataccatccatacactgTAACCAAGTCTTGAATAACCACACAAACGTTGCAGTATTCTCACTGGATATCAATCCTGCTCCCAAAAGAATTGATtggccatggtggtttacaccaacaaatggtgcaaatggcatcccatatctattcgtcagatatgtggtgtcgaatgtaACCACGTCACCGAAATCTTCATAGGCTGCCCTACTACGGGGGTTTGCCCAGACGACATTCTTCAATCTCCCGTCGTCATCTAAATCCATCGACGCAAAGAACTTAGGATTCTTGTATTACATCCGTAAAAAATATTCCCGAAGCACTCCAGCGCCAAGTTGTAAATGTCTTGCCTTATCGATGTAATTCCGacaatccttttccaaaaaCGGGAGATTTTCAAAACCTCCCGTGCCAACGACAAGAGATATGAAGCTCTTATTTATTCGGATACCAGCCAGATCATTTGTATCTAAGACTCTTTTTACGGAGTCACTAACTTCTCGattacatcgaaagaagcgGGATTTTTTTGGACTGAGATCGTGGTTATGAATGTTATTAACTGTTGTCAACTGAAACTTTCCGTCAACTTTTAAGACATTAATCTTCGCCTTACACTCCGTCTTTTCTGTCGGACATGATCTGGCGACATTCAACGTCCTATTACGGGCCTTCCCACCCCGGGCACAATCGAGGGTGGCATATTTGACAGTCCCATCATCTCCTTTCTCAGTCCTTCttgtcatcaccccaaacccaATATTCTTAGCATACTGCTTATAATAAGTCATTACTTCTTCAAAGGAATTAAACTTCATCTTCGACTTGGGCTCTAAAATCGTGTCACCTCTAATTTCATCATCTAACTGAGCTGTCTCGCCAATTCTATCATCAGTTTCCATAGAATCTGGTCTATCTTTGTTGCTTTCTTCAACTCTAGCGGAGGTAGATGGGAACTCAGTTTTCCTACAATTGGGTGTTTCTTCTATATCACATCTTTCGCTTGCAGCAAATCTAGTAGTCATAACAGGAGTTGAGTAACCATCTTTGtgctagaagaagaagaaaaatatttaaaaaacatatGACATTAATCTTAAAAGGAAAaccaaaaatttacaaaaattcaaGAATACAATTGTATCACCTCTTGAATATTGCATGGGTATTGGTAGCCATCTGGTTGTTGCATTAAAGTTGGTGACCACGTAGGAGGTTCTCCATGGTAACCGTGCGTGTGCATGTAATTTCTGAAGTTTAGAGAAGTTGATGGTATGCCCTGCACATGTTATTACAATGTGTTATTCATGTGGAAATCCATGGATATCAAGCCAACATAGtccaacaaatttttaaaaaaatataacacattGTGGTTGGGAGATTTGAGTTAGATGGTATTAGCCGAGATGACtgttcttcccctttttccaTGATGAGAAGATATGAACTGTATAATTCCACAAAAGTAGATAAAACTTGTCTTACAAGTACTACATCTTTAatgaaaaactctaaaataaacACAACTAAACTACAGAAGGGCAATTTAGTCAtacttaaattaaattgaaataatacCAATTAATTGATCTACTCCCAcaaaagtaattaaattttacaaatagaTAATTCATTTGTGTGCTTAATTTACAAATGGAATTGGCAATATGAGCTGCAGAAATTTGTTCTGCACATTTAGATAAGTCTTTATCTGATAATTCATTTGTGTGCTTAAAACCAAATGATGAGTCTTTATCTGATAGattaaaaggggaaaaaaaaaacatctttcaTTATTCCACCTAATCTAAATACAACACAACCAGACTAGTCAAAGACATAACTGACAGCTAATACCAAGATTAACAACGAGTATGTCACCAAAACATACACCAGAAAATTGATAACATTGTCACCAAAACAACTAATGCAACTATGGGGCAAAAAACCAAGCCATGAGTCTTTATctgatagattaaaaaaaaaaaaaaaaaaaagccttatGGCTCTACGTAAGTACATGAAACAATAACTCATTTTGAtcattgttataaattatattatctttttctcttttccaagCAAGATTTGATTCTAAAACATACCAAgtttcattcttttcatttgGCTGGAAAAAATCAAGGTCCTGGGAGGGGGAATCTAGATATGAGTCTAACCCTCATATTTGCAAACGAAGTGGTCAATCTCAAGAATTATGCAATGAAAAGTTGAATCCGATGCAAAAATGAAACGAAACCAAACAAAAGGCAACCACAACCATAAGGCACTATTCCTATAACCAGCAATAACATTATATGATCAAGGCTGGTAAAGCTTGAACGTAGGTTACATAACATAGCTGATTATTAGcatattaaaaataccatcaaaTTGTTTTCAACATTACAATCATTATAAATTGGAGAACTTCCAGTTTTTCATATCCTAAACAGGCATTATCCCAACAATACAAACGGCAAAAAAACACAGCGCAACCcagcaaaatgaaaaaaataacgagtctagcttcttcttctttttttttttttacctttttatgTTTGGAGTGTATCTTTGTGATCGTGCTGAAGtagtaaaaaaacatatatccCAACAATACCAAGATTAGtcaaaacatataccagaaaaataacaagaaagcacCTCTAAGAGGTTAATTACATTTGTCTAATCCCACACACTGAACAACcccttttttcaaataaattacatCCTAAGTAGCGAATTGTTCACAATAGAAATTTCAAGTTGATACTATGTTTGgctatcaagaaaaaaaaaaacatcaattatTTCTAAGTTTCAACAGGTACACAGAACAGATTTCCAATCTCAAGAAAGTGAGATGCATTTCGATGTAAGATATACATTGGTATGAAAACTATCATTAATAAACACCTAGACCaacaggaaaaaaatgaaatctaaaataagaagaaaatagacCAAATGTTTTCACGAAGTAGATGAATTGTTTTCaacattataaaaaaacaataaaattgaatatttgGAAAAAATGTTAGAGAAGCATGTGGTAGAGGCGGACAAGGAAAGGAAATGCCAATCTTGAGGGTAGGAGGAACAAATCTGATAGAAGACCCACCATTCAAAAGcgtttattaaaaaatctactggaatttgaaaaaatgcaaaagaagatgaagaataaaCAGTACCTGAACAATGTAGTGGCTTTCGAAATCGACGACGAGAGAAGTGTGGTTGCTGGGCAAATTTCTGGTTTTGGCGCTCGCAAGATGTTTTCTACCGATTCTAGGTTTGAAATGGGTTTCCCACGGCGTTAAacgattttaatttttttttttaataatatatcggCTGATGTCAGCGATTTTGCAACAGGTACCCAGCGGCAGGTACCTGTAGTAGTTCTGGTACATAGAGAAATagaaaattatgagaaaatataaaataattatattatagtatatttacCCTCCAAACAACTCGTGGGTGTAAATCTTGTGCCGAATTACGTAAATTTTTATACTTCCacctctatttttatttattatatttaatttctattcactattataaatatacatacagATATTATACCACTATTCCATACCACTATTGTGAGATCCAACCCGTCTTATTTAATCTTGGACTACCTTAACGGATCGGGAAtaacattttcttctttttatacaatttttaacattatatataaatgattaaaCAAGTTTTAACCTTTAAATTTTGACAAAAGGTCCAAAATTGGTTACCGAGATATCTCGCTCCCAGACAAAAGCTTTCTGGGAACCAAGCGATCGCCAAGGGACAAAGTCGCAGCAAGAAAGCGACAAAAGCatggattttcttttttggtcaCAAAACCGAGGATCTGAAGAGTGACCGACGGGTCTCTCTCTATTCAAACGGCTATAAGGAGAGTGACTTGAGTGGAGAGGAGCGCGCTGAGTTGAAAAACAACAAATAATACAGTAGTTATCacaaatcctttaaaaaatcaAGGAGTTATACTACAGTATGATCTTGCAAGTTTCAGACatttagtttgaaaaaaaattagatttattattaaaaaattattttttaaatttattaatttttttaaaagatgtaCTAGATTTATacgtaaatatcattttttatattaataataacacaattaaaaaaaaaaaaggtaaatcaCTGTTTATTCATGAGCTTCCTGTCCGGCTTTGGGGCCCAGCTGGTTGGTCgtccaataataatgtaattttctttctttttcttttttatggtcGGTTCACAGCAGAGAGGACAAAAAGATTGGTGCGGTGATGACGTGGCCCACTAATGCACCTCGTTCTGGCTTCTGACACTGCACGTTTGCCCAAAAGCTTAGATACAATTGcttgaaaaatgttaaatatatttaaaaaaaaatagaaactgttaAATATGTATACAATGGAAAATGCAAAATATACATTTACGATACAACCCCCCACAGTCTTTTTACTCCTTAGTTTGCAGTCTCCATTCTTCCTTCACACGATCAAGCTGTCTCTCTCTACCGCCCCTCCTTTTCAGAAAGTGAAGATACTTGTCGCATGCAGAATCTCAAGAGAAACATGTCATACAAAAGACAAAGAAAAGCATGCAACGATATCATTTCAAGAAAATCATAGAGCACAGAAATATCTCTTCCTTatttaccaaaaaataaaagataaaaaaacctTTGTATACGCTATAGATTAGACAATGCTAGGATGCCGCTGGGGGATCCGTTCATTTTTGTCccgttaaatttttttattttcaaatttttttttataaaaatattaagtaaattttatttaattatattataaattttatttatttttttaaaatatataaaagtgttaaaaaatgaaaacttttaaatatttttttcaaattatttttttaacacttttaaatattttgagaaaaagaataaaattaataatataattaaacaacattttcttaatttttttataaaaaaatttcaaaaaaaaaaaaatttgagaaaaactcAAGGCGGGTGTAATATCTAATTAAATCGCATCACTAATGAGATTTATTTCTCTTGTAATTTGACCTACTCAAGGAATAAGGAAATTTCTCTCTCATCTGTCTCCTCACGGAATAatatctaaataaaaattatttgatgtagagttatttttataaatttttttatatcttttaataatataattaattatatattaaacaaattaatttaactaattataccaataaaatatataaaaattacgaAAAATTACTACATGTAACGTTACTTTTGGATTTCTAACAGCATTTTAATATCGCCGTGCAAGAGCTGAAAAAAGCTCAGAAAGAGTGGGAGGGAGAAACTGAATATTTTTGAGTAATATTGATCCAACCCATGTACAACCATCCACGTACTGAATAGTTTAAAGAGCTTGCCTAAAGAACTAAGAAAAGATCCAGATCAACCATCCACATATAGATCGTGTATATTTTTCAACATAACCTCacattttctcacattttcttactttttctcatcaaccaaacaaaactTAATAGAAAACCAAATTAgaatttaatttatcttattatCAATCACAGACTGATTTCTAaccttaaatatttttcaatcgaTGGAGGCCAATAGGGGGTTTCAAAGGGATGGTTTTGAAGGGACGATGGAGGCCGACGGGGGTGGGGGGAGGAGAAGACAGTGGACGGTGGGAGCAGGTCGACAGGGCTTGGGGGAGGAGAAGAGAAGATCAATGCCGACTGAttttttcagagagagagagagagaaaagggaggAGGCCAATGATGGGTTGAGGAAGATATTCTGCAAACAGGATTTTGGGAGGCAAACGCAGGATGTGAAATTGATCTAGTGCATGCTGGTCTATTCACAATGAAGCTGGAACTTGTATGTGGCATCACTTTATTAGCTGGTGCCACCATTACACACCCGACCGGCTCCAAGGGCTTCTCTTTGCACATTCATAATAAATTCAacacttgtttttttattttggggaCTCATTTTGGCAATGCCTTCTTTCTACTTCACCGTCTATATCTGCCATTGATTTTCCTATTTTcctattttcatacatacttagaataactcaaataaataaaacaaacaaaaataaactagagttagattttaaaacttaatataaaaacaaattactgcttttaattaaaaaaaatactacaactataaaaagattttataaaaataaatttataaattaacatgatttaatatgatatgttaaatttattttataataaatataattttataatctaacctatcacattaatttataaatttaattttataaaattttttaatgtctaaaatatttttctgtagtaaaataattgtatTACCCCTGTCAGGGCCATCAGTCCCTATGTTTTGTTTCtgtaaaaaatttgattttctttttcaaagttttGCCTGGTTTTaacattcactttttaaaatttagcttCCCAGGTTTTACTTTAttcttaaatgatttttatacACAGAAGTCTATCTAGTCATGACCTGATAAAGATCAAATGGAGGATAACTGTTGAAAATCTATAAGATTAAgaagcaaaataataaaattgtaagtccgaatttatttttaaaaaaataacattataaaacccgaaaaataatttttttttcatcttgttatatttttttcgaAAAACAACAGTAACGCTCGTTGTTTCTCGGAAACTCGAATCTCTCTCTGATATTAGAAAGCAGCACATAAGAAAGCGAAGAATAACGTCAAGCCCACTTTTCTGGATTCCCACGGTTTCCGATAAACCTTTCCCCCTTCATGCTTTTAGCAAAACCTTAATTTTattcgatattttaattattttctttgtgaAATATATTTGTGCTGCTTTTGATACATACTGGATTCCTTTAATCTCACTTGCTGGAAAATCGCTGGATTTTCTCTGATTCCTCGAACCCATCTGCAAAAAACCGTTGCTTTTCCCCTTAAATCTCTGTGAAGAAAAACGAACAATTGCTTTAGTACTGCTTCAAAAAAAAAGACTTTCTCCCTTTTTGCCCTGTAAAACCCATAATTTTCGTGGCGATTTTCCCCCAAAGAAACGGTGGGATCATGGAGAGGCTGTGGTTTCTTAACTGGGTTTTTGTTGTGTGGCTCCTCGGTTGTGTTTATGTTTGTGTTGAAGGTCTTGGTGTGAATTGGGGTACCATGGCAACCCACAAGTTGCCGCCAGACACAGTGGTTAAGATGTTGAAAGACAATGGGATTAAGAAGGTGAAGCTGTTTGATGCAGAGCAGTCTACAATGAGCGCTCTGGCTGGGTCTGATATCGAGGTCATGGTCGCTATTCCCAACGATCAGCTGGCGGTGATGAACAGCTATAGTCGTGCTAAGCAATGGGTCCAGAGAAACGTCACCCGCTATCTGTTCAATGGAGGAGTTAACATCAAGTAtatcaatatttcttttctttttgtttaattattCCTTTTCCGattgatttattattatcaaCTTCCATGGGATTCTCAATTTTATTAACTATGGTCATTCTCCTTATATATACTGAAAATTATTGATAATCTTTTGCTTtaacttgaaaattttttgggatattctttgtttcatttatttcaaaattcaaGATCTTTTCTGATCACATTGATATGAAGTATTGGGCAACTTATGCTATTTTGGGATGTTAATTGGTTGAATAACTTGAGTTGGTTCTTGACTCTGCCATGGGCAGTTAGGACATGTTCGATTCCACATTATCACGTGGCATTCAATGCCTTGCCTTTGAATTTTCTGTTCTATAGCGTTTTAGAAATCGACTTTTGTTACGTACATGCGAACTTACACTCCAATCTGCGTATCAATGCTGATgggttcatattcaaaatttaaattggcattgttttcaataaagtttatgaccaatcatattagattggtgCATATATCGGTGCGCAGAATcacttataactagattttttattttctttatattttatcaaatacgCCACATGCTTTCCTCAACGATGTTTCTACTTAATGTGCTTTAATTAATTACTGAGATTTGGGTCTTAGTATCTTACCAACTTAACACCAACTTCTTGCATATTTTTGGGATTCTCTTGTTTACTAATTTTTTGATCCAGTTTCTTctcattcaaataaaatttttgtttaccgAGTAAAGGGAAGTTgttatgttgttttttttttcg
This sequence is a window from Carya illinoinensis cultivar Pawnee chromosome 9, C.illinoinensisPawnee_v1, whole genome shotgun sequence. Protein-coding genes within it:
- the LOC122275856 gene encoding protein FAR-RED IMPAIRED RESPONSE 1-like, with amino-acid sequence MTTRFAASERCDIEETPNCRKTEFPSTSARVEESNKDRPDSMETDDRIGETAQLDDEIRGDTILEPKSKMKFNSFEEVMTYYKQYAKNIGFGVMTRRTEKGDDGTVKYATLDCARGGKARNRTLNVARSCPTEKTECKAKINVLKVDGKFQLTTVNNIHNHDLSPKKSRFFRCNREVSDSVKRVLDTNDLAGIRINKSFISLVVGTGGFENLPFLEKDCRNYIDKARHLQLGAGVLREYFLRM